The genomic interval GATCTTCATTTTGATGatcatttatcatattttagatGGTATGCTCTTTTTTGAATATTCATTACCTTTACATCAATTTCCGTTTCCGCTCACAGCACCCCACCCAATGGCTACTCGCTGGAACATGCCCAGAAGTCTTTCCTTAACTAGGAAACATCCCTCTAACAAGAAAATCACGTGTATCACAAGAACTAACCAAAAAATCACCTTTGGAGACAAAATTTGATGCTATCTTGAAGAAAAGTACTATCACGGGCATTAAATtggtattataattttatcacttgatgttttgataaaataaactttggcAATCTAAATTTGGTAGTTTGGAGTAGTCTGCTGGTGAAATATTCTGTTTTCCGATTAACTAGTCTTCATGCCAGCTGTACATTCAATTGTGGATTAGCACACATTCTAATTAGCTGATTTAGTGTGTTTGACTGGTTGCAAAACATTTGGGGGCAGCATCTAGATGAGGAAAAGGTTCTGGATGCTTTATGTCTTGAGAAAGACGTCGATGGTTTTCATCCCGTTAATATGGGGAATCTTGCCATAAATGGAAGGGAGCCACTGTTTACTCCTTGTACTCCAAAGGGCTGCATTGAGTTATTGATCAGATCAGGAGTCGATATAATGGGGAAGAAAGCCGTAGTGATCGGAAGAAGTAATATTGTTGGTTTGCCAACGTCCTTGTTATTGCAGGTAATATAATCATTTGTTAGAGGCCTAAAATCACGGTTATCTACATTTTCGTTTCCTTCTCCATGAATATGTAATATCGTTGTATATTGGCAGAGACACCATGCAACAGTCACTGTTATACATCCCTTCACAGAAAACCCTGAACAGATCACCTCAAAAGCTGATATTATAGTTTCAGCTGCTGGAGTGCCTAATTTGGTCCGTGGTAACTGGATTAAGCCTGGTGCAACTGTGATCGATGTTGGTACTACTCCTGTTGAGGTAAGTTGCTAATTACGACTTAAAGACAATTTCATAATTTGCTTTCtctaaatataagaaaaaaatgttgcaGGATTCTGGCTGTGACGATGGTTATCGTCTCGTAGGCGACGTATGCCATGAAGAAGCCATAAAAGTGGCATCTGCTATTACTCCTGTGCCTGGCGGGGTTGGGCCTATGACAGTTGCAATGCTACTATGTAACACTCTAGTTTCTGCGAAGCGCATGCTGAATTTTAATTGACCCTGCCTTTTTTCGAAGTGCTATACTTCTTTCAAGGTCATTTTCAGCATGGATCGAGTTTAAAAACAGGAAATTCGTTTTACAATTTTGTAATTCATATTATGTACGTGATTGTCTAGATTCTGTTAAAGAACCTTTGATTCGGATTGTTGCACGGTAGTTGGTCTTCTACAGTTTACTCGTCGGAACCATAGGATTTATTTCAGTCAAAATGTATCAATTGAAATATGTAATCACACATTGTTAATTTCATTCGAAGaactttaaattaaagaaaatcatCGATTcgtatgaattttattttaaaaatgaacttTTGAAGAATTTTGAAGGCTGTCATAGACGTATGCACGATAAAACATCTAAATGTTCCTGTTGGCAAGTTCAGCCGTTGGTGCTGAGTTAGGCATAACCTATCTTTACGAATCGTTTTTCCTATATTACGCTAACTGCTAACatggaaataattaattatctttggCGCCTCTTTTTATAGCATGTTGGATCTCAATGCCATACCACGGCTATGTCTGCAAAGTAAAATCGCCAAATCGGGTGGCAAAATTGTAATTAACAATTTGAACTTGAAACCACAACCAGTTGATTCTAACCTATCACCACTTTGGGTTCCATGGTGATGATGTTACTggaataaatgtaaaatatacaTTACTTCACAGAAGGGTCACTTGTGCCCATTTAGCACAATCACAGCGCTACAGGCTACAAACCTTCAACCACACAGAATAACTAAGTGCATATGACAATTTTATACAGAAGATAAATTTTTCAGTTCCTCCTTTCCTCTTCCCTTCACAAATAAATAGGGTGTATATCAATCTTGACATGAGTAATTGGATCATTTTCTtcttaagattaaaattaatagaaaacgAATCAGCTATCCTGCCTCAACTTCTCCTGCACTCTTGCTTGAGTCGGACTGCACTGGCTCTGTCACAGGAGGTATACAATCTATCTTGTACCGTATAACCTACAGTTCATACATCATAACGCACATCAGAAATCCGTACAACTTTCAGAACATGCCCAACATATAGGAAGAAATAAGTGAAAGAATCCCAACACCCTAATTAGAAAGATGTACGAAGCCAATATGTTGCAACAAACGAAATAAATCAGTCTATATGACCAGATCATGTGTGATAGTGATAACTAAAGGTGAACCATAGCACAATAAAAATGAACAGATCACACGAGAGCGATGACTGAGAGTGATGAATCAATCCCTCCCAGCAGACGCTCTGTAGAAGGTTATCTAATCAGATTTTGTTATTGACATTAGATCAGTGTGTGAGGACAACTAGCGTTTGTGTTGAGAAACCAGTCCAATCCGTACTAGCACAGTTTGCATCTCAATGAATCAGTCAACATGAttacctttttaaaaaaggttgaATACGTGTTGTCCCAAATTAGTTTATAGCTTCCAGCCATTAACGTGCAGAAGTTTCCCTAACATTATAGGCACAAAAACTAAGTAATACATATCAAATGCCGAGCTAATTGTACAAACTGCAACAATGTGACAAACTCACTTGGTCAGACTCATATCGGCGGGACGGTAACATCAGCTGATCATGTGTGATAATGAATCagtcatcataaaaaagagaaatggaAATACAGACGtcatgaaagagaaaaaaaaaacaagaaaacagaaaaaggtgaaaatgaGCTGGGTGAGGGCCTACAAATTTGAAGGCGAAAATGGGTGATGATGAAAAACAATACGGGAAATGTTTCTGAAGAAAACCTATAGAGAATATGTACAGAAATAAAAGTGAAACACCATCCAAACTTACTGTTTTTTCCCCAGTAGGACTTACAAACTCCAAACTAAATCCGATATCCTGACAAATAAACAATAGAAAGATCATTACATAGGGTGTCTGGAAAATATCATAACATTTTGAAATCAAGGTATAGCAGCACAACAGCGATACCATATTTATTTTGCCTTGTACCAATGAAAAGTCCCATGCAATGTATGAGTTTACAACATCAACAGAGAGCAAAACCTGaggtagaaaataaaaacatcatgAAAAGTCACAAATTCATTGAGTAAGGAATTTCAAATTAGATAAAAGCAAATctaaatcaaacacaaaattaaaaaatgtgcaTGCTCTGTGCAAggaaacaatttataaattaactaaaatgcCCAAACATGCTAATAGCTCTACTAATACACCTATACGAGAATGTTATGTACAAAAGGCCAATGTTTGGAACAGTTTTCTTGAGGAAATGATCTTTTAGAAGTAAAAAATCTCccagaaaaattatattgatgAGATTGTGCATGATAAGTGCTGTAACTAGTGTTAGTATACACACTATAGTTAACTTGTATAGTTTACAAATGTATTGTactgcttttattttctttgtacaGGTTTCCTTGTAAACTGTTTTTACCTTTTATAAAGCTGTCAGTTCTTACAACAGCAGGTAGTTAACTATCTCTATAAATACATCTTGTACCCGATTCCAAGTGtgatacaataataaaaatactcaGTTCATGTTCAATTCTCTCTCTGTTCAGTTCATCTAAGATGCTATCTAGAGCTTTTTCTTCAAAGATCCAGTTTCTTCAAGTTCTTGACTAGTTTCTTCACTATCCAGATTGCAATACTTCCACTTCATCTTCTTGTTCGAGATTGTTTTACTTCatcaatttacatttttttaagtgatttGTTCTTAATTCAACTCAAAATCGATTCAGCTTTGTCAATTTGAGGTTTCAATCGATAAATTGTCCTAGGTCGTGTTCgtgattgttttgtttggtGAATAGTTTGAATTTCAGCTCAAAATTGATTCAGTTTAGTCAATTCAAGATTTCAATCGGCAAATTGTTCCAGATCTAGTTCCAGGATACCAGATTTTGGTAATTATGTACAGGACGTAAGGCTTCTAAGAGAAGCTAACTAACAGCCAATTGAGTATAGTCTGACCTAATCGTAACTAACAGAATGCTTCTAGAGAAAACATCAGCCTCACTAACATTTGCTAAGTTTTAAATAGGCCAATAAATGTCCGGGATACATATTAGTCGAAAAACATTAAAAGCCGAGTCTAATTTAAAACGAAAAAGGCTAAGAGGTGCAATGCATCATCTAGCTCTTATTTTGATCCCAAGCCCCCTCCCCATTTCCCCTCTATTTGTGAAAGGTATTGTACCTCCTGTCCTCTCTTACCATGTATTGGCTGTACCATCTCTGATCTGTTTCTGCAGGCTTGTGATAATTTCTGCTATGGTTCTCAACCTCCTATGttaaaatcttttcattttgtgtGTACTTTATGATTCACAGcacaatattttgattttttttcatttagtaTTATAGTTCATGTGCATATAAACTATGTCAATATAGCTCTTTTAATTAATGGTATAAACACCTCCACTTTTGGATATTTTAGAGAtgtatgtttttagtttatatttaatggCTGTACCACCTATAATCTGTTTTTGCGGGCTTGTGATTTCCTTTGTTATGCTTCAAGACCTCATAtgttaaaatcttttattttttgtgtactTTGCAGTTCACAAAGCAATGTTATTGATTTGTACATTTAGTTTTATGGAAATGTGTATCTAGACCATGTCACTATCTCCTTTTACTATTACGGATGAAAACACcttcaattttgaatttttcctTTAGCAGTTGTATTGTATGTGTGCAGTATATTACATTTGTATGCTACATGTCATAAAAACAAAGAGGAAAGACAAGTTAACCAATTTCACAAGTCTTGTACATATACCTCATAAGTTTTCCCAGCTGGAATATTGATCTCTTTGTAGTCATCATTTTTCCTGCAATGGACAAACTAGAAAATTGACatgaaaatagataaaataatacaataaagcAAGATTTGATCTTTACCCTGCTTCCAATGCACCGACAACATCTGCTGAAATGAAGAATGGCGCATTTGCAAAGACCTCCCTGATAAAAAAAGACTATAGCAGGTTAGTCAAGAATTAGAAATCTAGCAAGGTGAGAATAAATACAGATTTAACGTTGAAAATCCTAAACAAACAGTTCAACCTTTAAGCTTAGGTTGTTAGGGGGAGCCAGTTGCAGAGAATAATATAGACAAATGCGACATTTGAACACATATGGCTTATACCTCAAAGAGTTGAAAACAATAGGATTGATGTGATGCATCTTTAGGCAGCTTATTTAAGTAACAGATCTGAATCATTAGTGTTGTCACTATTTATGTTACTCTCATGGCTTTCCACCAACTAACATCCTTGCAGTGAATAATGTATTCAGTGATGTTGGATTAATCTATGATTCTGTAGATGGTATATATATGATAGAAACTTCTAATCCAAGACAGGGTTATTCAAAAGTCATTGAATAATGTAAGCCCATGtatgaaatttcaaattaaacattCTTAGAACATATAACCAGCTGTATTTGGAAAGCCCGTCTCAAAATATCAATGTATAAACATTGATAAACTGCAGAAAATTTCCTTGAATTCGTGTGGAAACCATTGTTGTGTAATAAAAGATAATGGGCAAGTAAAAACAGTTTACCATgattattaacaataaatacaaaaagtTAAATCATGAGAAATATCAAAGACAAGCATGTACCCGATAAATGTCAAAAACCTTTCCAACTCTGTGGTGTAGACATCAATAGCTTGTTCCAAGATAGCAATCTCTTCCCTTTTCCTGTCAAATTATACCCACACAGAGAGAAGATAGGGTATTACAAAAGTGTTCCACactaaaaaagaatacaaaaacaCATTGTCCatgtaagaaattaaaaagccTATCAATCTCTCTGAACACCACAAGAATTCCTATACACAGCCTGTGAGCTGACAGTAAAAGGAAGCTAGATGTTGAAATTTGTatcatgacaaaaaaaatcttcaaactCAGATAAGTTCTAAAACATCATTGAAGCAAAAAACCATATAAAAGAAAGCGAGCAACAAAACCACAAGACATTTGTGCTTCTGTCAAATCAATGACCTGACTCACAATTCAGGTTACAAAATAAGTGGTGCTTGCTACATGGAACAAACTAATTATATTAGAAATGACATTTGTGCTTCTGTCAAACCAATGACCTGACTCACAATTCAGGTTACAAAATGAGTGGTGCTTGCTACATGGAACAAACTAATCATATTAGAAATGACATTTGTGCTTCTGTCAAATCAATGACCTGGCTCACAATTCAGGTTACAATATGAGTGGTGCTTGCTACATGGAACAAACtaattatattagaaatatttttaaactcatAGAATATGTCTTACAATTGCAAAAGTCCAAGACAGACTATCATGGCTAAAGTCAGAAAGTGGTCATGATGTTTGATGCTGTAACAGTCACATATAGAAAGATGATTATCGATAGAGAAGTTCTTCTTTTCAACAACCAATTATTTTTATCCAAGTGGCTTGCAATTAAatctaaaaagtaaaatcaGAAGTTGTGaaatcacattttctttttgtttagttGTCATTTCCAAGCCTAGAAGAAGATCCCAGCAAATCATGTCATTTTGCAAGATATTTAACTTTTACATAATTGCTTGTCCAAAATATTCATAGAAATAAGAGCAGTTTAACAAACTCAACCATAAAAGCCAACTACTGAACTACAAAAGAAGAAAGGCATCTCACAACTTCTTAGCATCATATCTTGCCCACGATATTGAAAGGAAGAGTCGAATATAAAGAATCATAGAGGTGAGGCTGTACAAGGGTGGTCCATAACGATGACGTTGTTCCTCCATGGGCCTGCCAGTAGAGAAGAGTTTTCATATGAatcttattcatatattaattattatcatatgCAGATAGGAAGAGGGAGAACTTGAACAACattgaaaacaataattttgtaCCCATCGTCATCATTTATCTGGCGAGTAAAATCAAGTAATACCTACAACTCAGAAAAATGTCTTAGAATGAGTTCATGAGAACTAGAACCTATCCAAGTACAAAGAATTTAGTTcaaatacaaacaaattaatcagaaaaatatgaatgatGATATCAGTAACAAAATAAGATTATCAGAAAAAACTGAAAGAAGGAGCTAGACCCATTATTTTAAGCCATTGAAGTAAAATGTATAAGCAAAAATAAGTCCCATAAACTGATTTAAGTAgacaaaatgaaagaatggatgccaaacaggaaaaaaataataggcTGATGCAACCATGtattaaacaatttaagatAGCCATACCTGAGGTACCCCAACAAGATACTTCACAAGTGTTTTATAGACTCCTGTTGCAGACCCAAGCTGGGCTAATTGCCTTCTCCTGTAATAGGTAAgttgtttaatatatttcttctatCAATTCCTGCACAACCAATCAGACAAGGGTTAAGTCTCACCTGTCCATTTGTTGTTTCCACAGTAAAGCATATCGGTCACGTATGCTACCACCAGAATTTACCAAAGTATCAACCTCTGCTTGCTTATTCCTCTCTGAGCGTTCCCGTTGTTGTCTTAGCAGCGTTCCTCGAAAATCTTGAGGCAAATATGTCATAACtgcatatatattttgttgagtTGTTGGAGAATAAAGAGGTAAATTggaatatatgaaaaatatacaacagtattttaattatattttagaatgtcGTAAGATCAGTTTCCATATTATCTCCTAGAATTGGTTCCCATATTTCATTACTATcgcatatttttttattatttagtttggATTGCCATGGGATATTAGTTTAAGTATTCTGACTTCCCAATCAGGAGTCTAACAGTACTTTCCCAATCCCCAAAAAAGTAAGAGATAGTTTGGAATGTGTCAAAACTGAATAAATTTTGCTGAGTTTGAGAAGAAAGAAGGATGCTggaatatatgaaaaatatataatagtatttcaattatattttagaatatctTAAGATCAGTTTCCATATTATCTCCTAGGATTGGTTCCAAAATTTCATTATAATCTCGTCATTTGCTTCTTTATTGAGTTTGGATTCTGATCAGATATTAGTATAAGGTCAATGATTCATCTTCCTAATAGGGGGTCCAATAGTACACTCCCCCATGCCCCATTAAAAAACGAGTTTCACTCTGTATCTTCAATGGTTTGGTCCAAAAGTGGCTTAGAAAAACCTGTATCTGTCAATCACTGCACTAGCTTGAAATCCATGTAAATGAACAATCTCTCAAACGGAAATTTCAGCTACCTAGAGTACAATGAGGGATGACTAAATGGAATAAATGGGAGTTCATGGTAGCCAGATCTACCTCGATTAGATTGGTTTCCTTAACTTCTACCTTCAATAAGCCTTCTATAATGTCCAAATAGATGTCAGACCAAATGCGAGTGTGTATGGTATGAGAAATGGCCATATAAGTCCCATTGTAAGTGTCCCTACAAACTATTGAACATCTCTTTTTATCCTATCCCAGTATACTAATGCTGATAGCCTCGTAGAAGTGTGAAAGAATCCAAAATGTCCCCCAGCTGCTGAACTATGGAATTCAGCTTTTCCATTATGTTGAGGACCATACGGAGGCAGTAACTTCATGAATTACTCCATCCTTatcaaaaaggaaagaaaatcatTTGAGGTGTATTCACCACCCGTGTTGTGTTCTAAGAACTCTGATAGATAGCCCACATTGTTTCTCCATCATTGTCTTGAACATTCTAAAGACCTCAAATGCCTcaccttttattttaatcaaataaacccacaattttcttgtaaaaccatcaacaaaagaaatgaaataccATTACCTCCGAGTGCAAACACCTCCTAAAGACCACACACATCTTAATAGATGACTTCCGATGGTGTTTTTGCTGCTGGAATTTTAGACTTGAAGGAATTTCTGGTTTGCTTGCTTAGGAGAGAACCTTCACATAATTTCTTTGGTTGCTCAATAGAGAGCAAGTAATGCACCACCCTTTTCATATTTAGTAGACTCAGACTTCTAAAATGTAGATGGACAAATCTTTGGTGCCAAAGCCTACTCTGATCTTCCATAATAGCTGTAGAAGGATGAAATTCCATCTTTCCAGCTATGGTGTCATCCCTCCAACATTCCTTGACCTTGTTCTTTATTTTGACCATTTCTCCATCAGTTAGATATACCACCGTGACATCTCTAGAATCCCCTAATACCTATATTCCACTTCAGGTTTTGATCTCCTTCAGAGTGTTTCAAATAGTCCCAGGCCATTGTTGCCAATAAACAGTTGTTGTTACAAGTTTAGATCTCTATTTTGATCTCCATGTCCTTTCCTGTGATTTACATACtaggttaatttttttctctccttgtTGAGTCATCTCCACTACTCAGAAATGCCATCTTTGGCTTAAATCTTTCACAGCAATATTAGACATATCAACCTAGCCCCAAAACTCTCTTAGAGATATGAGCCTTGCAATGcttctttccaaaatatatcAGCCTCATGATTTTCCCAAACTTATAAGCTTGGTCAGCTGGCCCGGCATTACTCCCAGATAATCATTTTAGTTCCTCCATTCCATGTTCTCAGATTATgtagtttgatttatttatttaaagaatttatttatgaaaagcTTACAAGCAAAACGAACTTTACTACAGCTAATTGAAATTGATGCTAATGAAATTAGAAGCTTGTTATCTATTGAAAACAAGCATTCAAGTTAAAGGCAAGGTGGTACCTGTGTTGAATACATGTTCAGCATTTTTAATTTGGAAAGATTCTAAAGCCTTCAATGTATTATGAAGTTTATCTTTCAGCTGCCCAAATGTAAGGGCAAACTCAGCACTGTCAGGTGCGGACTGCTGCTTCAGCTGTATCCATAAAATACTTGTTTTACTTCAAATGTAAACAGTTCACTGAAACGTGTGTTTTACTAACACATAATATTCAACGCTATAATCATGGATACAAATAATGAAAGATAATCCCTAATTTCTAGCTATACAATCTTTCCATATTTCCCTATACGCATAAGAATAAAAGATTATCTTCAACAAAATCATTTTACATGAACTTTACAAAAGCAAAtatgatgtaaaaaaaaaaaaacaaggtttCTTGAAGGGAAATTCTGAAGTTATCATATCCTGTATTCATGAGATGCAGACAGTGCCTTTATAAATGTTAGATAAAGAAAGGGgaaatgaattttaaagatACACTACCACTTCTGGCCAATTAGAActttcaagtaaaaaaattgtttcttcaaTATACTCTCGGTTCTTCCACATGTTCTCATCAATTTTATGCGGAGGTAGCTGGTCAGCTTCATCAATTAAGACGTCTTCTCCTGGAGCGAAATCAACGAGAATATAAGGATCTAAAGCAAAATATGTGACCAGATACACACTGCAATGTTTGCACTATTACAGTTGAAGAGCAGAAAAAACCTTGGGTAGGAGGATGTTGAGTGAGAAAATCATTAGCCATTGAACGAATCTGAGAAGAAAGTCGAGTGACATCAGGAGAAAGAGGAGTAAAAGGGTGTTTGTCGTAAAAGGAGGCGAGAAAAGCCCTAGTTATGGGCACCAGACCCTCCGTGGAAGCCATCAGTATCGAAAGATCGGCCCAGAAAAGATGAAATCAGCCCCGTTTCCGGTTTCTTCTATTCTATTTGCTCCATGCTTCAACCGGAAGTCGGCGCCACTATAGAAGAAACAACAACTGTCAACTCAACCCCAacaaatctaattttatttttatttacccATCTTtgtaactgatttttttttttctattttacttttttatctcATTCCAcccttttaaatatatatctacggactttttttttttttaacataacgattattaaaaaacatttttataaatttaaacatcgtttacatgttattatataattggTCTATgatagtatttataattattattgattgtgaaataattttagactaatatttaaatattatcaaaaaaatattatctaaatatcattatctttttctaatactctttaaatatattttttaaattaaaatagttattttataattttacttctcaatatttaattatttaattttcaattcaaccgttcatctaaatttaattgtttttaattataaaactacacacaaaataaaaaattatttatcataaagttataaaataatttatatttaatttataataataataataaattattattttttattatcataaaataattagacGCATCTGCTTAACATTTTCATTAgtattttttagtttgatttatCCTTTTAAATACaagttattatgattttttaaaattaataataatattgtaataattgtagatgaaaaaaattacaggTTGCTTTATCATTAAAATGGACTAATTAACTATATGAATCAGAAAATTTTggaataagattttttaaaattattttttcttgtgaTAAGATATGACTTATACCATATTCGTTTTTGGAGACAAAGTTTTGGTCcttgtataatatattatttcctgtCAATATCTTCAATAATATGATGAATTATGAAAGCGACATTTGCTTAGATATTTTCAGTTGTTGTTTGTAATCAGTCTAGTATGGTAGAAATTTTTCGATCAGAAGTTTTAAAACAAACTCAACAGATGGAAGAATATTTTCCACTTTGATATCTTCACGCAGCTTATGGTACTCATTAATTTGAGACTTTATATTCTTATCTTTAATCATTTCTCAACGGTAGTAGTTTCCAAAAACAAATCTTTGTCTGACGACATCTTCAGCAATATATTTGAGAATCAATGTTTTAATTCTCCGGAATTGGTTTTGATGTCAGTCATAAGTCCGTAAGATTGTCGTAAAAGGATGacaataataatgaataaaaaaaatttcctaAGGTGTGTGATTCCACTATCTTTAAGGACTTATCTACGATGTGTTGTGCAAGTCCCCCACAATACAACAAGAACTTtccaaaaaattgaaactatagAATCAACAAGTATCTTTTGAAGAGAAACAAAGTCTAGgatataataaagata from Vigna radiata var. radiata cultivar VC1973A chromosome 9, Vradiata_ver6, whole genome shotgun sequence carries:
- the LOC106774331 gene encoding bifunctional protein FolD 1, mitochondrial (The sequence of the model RefSeq protein was modified relative to this genomic sequence to represent the inferred CDS: added 513 bases not found in genome assembly), whose product is MMGMVAVTWTNYLRKRLPLTIRSLHTLKGNELDQILMSPPLASLDLPDIWSSNSASRIIPAIHKSFDDQTTVVLDGKLISMEIRSRIAAKVREMKQCLGKVPGLAVILVGQRRDSQTYVRNKIMACEEVGIKSLVTELPTDCAEMDVQNAIMRFNKDPSIHGILVQLPLPQHLDEEKVLDALCLEKDVDGFHPVNMGNLAINGREPLFTPCTPKGCIELLIRSGVDIMGKKAVVIGRSNIVGLPTSLLLQRHHATVTVIHPFTENPEQITSKADIIVSAAGVPNLVRGNWIKPGATVIDVGTTPVEDSGCDDGYRLVGDVCHEEAIKVASAITPVPGGVGPMTVAMLLCNTLVSAKRMLNFN
- the LOC106774171 gene encoding uncharacterized protein LOC106774171 isoform X3, giving the protein MASTEGLVPITRAFLASFYDKHPFTPLSPDVTRLSSQIRSMANDFLTQHPPTQGEDVLIDEADQLPPHKIDENMWKNREYIEETIFLLESSNWPEVLKQQSAPDSAEFALTFGQLKDKLHNTLKALESFQIKNAEHVFNTVMTYLPQDFRGTLLRQQRERSERNKQAEVDTLVNSGGSIRDRYALLWKQQMDRRRQLAQLGSATGVYKTLVKYLVGVPQVLLDFTRQINDDDGPMEEQRHRYGPPLYSLTSMILYIRLFLSISWARYDAKKLKREEIAILEQAIDVYTTELERFLTFIGEVFANAPFFISADVVGALEAGKNDDYKEINIPAGKTYEVLLSVDVVNSYIAWDFSLVQGKINMDIGFSLEFVSPTGEKTVIRYKIDCIPPVTEPVQSDSSKSAGEVEAG
- the LOC106774171 gene encoding uncharacterized protein LOC106774171 isoform X1, translating into MASTEGLVPITRAFLASFYDKHPFTPLSPDVTRLSSQIRSMANDFLTQHPPTQGEDVLIDEADQLPPHKIDENMWKNREYIEETIFLLESSNWPEVLKQQSAPDSAEFALTFGQLKDKLHNTLKALESFQIKNAEHVFNTVMTYLPQDFRGTLLRQQRERSERNKQAEVDTLVNSGGSIRDRYALLWKQQMDRRRQLAQLGSATGVYKTLVKYLVGVPQVLLDFTRQINDDDGPMEEQRHRYGPPLYSLTSMILYIRLFLSISWARYDAKKLKREEIAILEQAIDVYTTELERFLTFIGEVFANAPFFISADVVGALEAGKNDDYKEINIPAGKTYEVLLSVDVVNSYIAWDFSLVQGKINMVSLLCCYTLISKCYDIFQTPYVMIFLLFICQDIGFSLEFVSPTGEKTLMLPSRRYESDQGNFCTLMAGSYKLIWDNTYSTFFKKVIRYKIDCIPPVTEPVQSDSSKSAGEVEAG
- the LOC106774171 gene encoding uncharacterized protein LOC106774171 isoform X2; the encoded protein is MASTEGLVPITRAFLASFYDKHPFTPLSPDVTRLSSQIRSMANDFLTQHPPTQGEDVLIDEADQLPPHKIDENMWKNREYIEETIFLLESSNWPEVLKQQSAPDSAEFALTFGQLKDKLHNTLKALESFQIKNAEHVFNTVMTYLPQDFRGTLLRQQRERSERNKQAEVDTLVNSGGSIRDRYALLWKQQMDRRRQLAQLGSATGVYKTLVKYLVGVPQVLLDFTRQINDDDGPMEEQRHRYGPPLYSLTSMILYIRLFLSISWARYDAKKLKREEIAILEQAIDVYTTELERFLTFIGEVFANAPFFISADVVGALEAGKNDDYKEINIPAGKTYEVLLSVDVVNSYIAWDFSLVQGKINMDIGFSLEFVSPTGEKTLMLPSRRYESDQGNFCTLMAGSYKLIWDNTYSTFFKKVIRYKIDCIPPVTEPVQSDSSKSAGEVEAG